In Camelina sativa cultivar DH55 chromosome 13, Cs, whole genome shotgun sequence, the genomic window ATTTGTACATAAGAGACCATGAGAGCAACAAAACTAAACCTTTAAAGTTCCagttttgatataaaaaaagctCTCTCGTCCTCTTAAGCTCACAGAGTTTATATAGCTTGTGGTTTGatcaggaacaaaaaaaaaagtaatgttaatataaaagaCTATAAATACAacgaaaaatagtaaaatacattTGATTTGATCATTGTGGCATTGGAATTTTCTGAGTATATAGTTACAGAGAGGAAGTAAGTGTTCAAGATCAATAAGATGACATGTTTAGTTTCAGGGATAAAAACTCTATAGGAAATGgggaaataatttatatttgccTCCTAATTTTTAATGTGACAATCTGTAAGTATAATAAAACTGGAGAGTTTCCGGATCAGTGATTGTCTACACATCCCTTGACAGCTAATTTAGCCGGCGATCTGCAAAGAATACGTGCAAACAAAGTAAGAGACACAGCACAAGATTGAAAATCAAAATGGAATCCTTAATTAAAAGCTTTTGTCTATAAATCAAGAATCATTAATTATTATGATGAATTCAGGAATCACCAAGAAAACAGGAAAGTAAAGAGCTAGACAGatgattacaaaaataaatggaGTGTTTCCTCTTTGGTAGGCAAAAAGCTAGACAGAAGCTATCCATATTGTAAAGATGTAAGCTGCCTAGCTAGTGGAACCACTTCTCAACAGACAAGGGACATGTTCATGGCAAATTTAGAATTAACATTTCCCGCTATATTCGCAATTTTGACTCACCCATTACTTTATGCTCTAAAACTGATCctaaagttttcaacttttagCATCTCGTTACGGTTTAGCTATACATAAGTTCCCCAAACTGAAGATGATGAACTTTACACAACTACTTAAAAGTGAAATTTGGGAGATTTTAAATCAAATCTGGTATATGATGCACATAGCACATGTTCCATGATTATGGCTGCATGTGCGCTAACTCTTTCATACCAGACAAACACTACATCAAACAACTAGAGAGTCATGTTACCTCTAAAAAAACAGATTCAATCTGCTAAAAAGATCACAGCATATCTTTGAAAGAGCATAATCACAAAACTACTAATCTATCCATGGATTGACAATTCCGTTCACCATAACAACTGGAATAAGCACCATAATAAGAAGTATCAAAGCCTTAAGGGTTTGTTCTAAAATCCGTAGCCAATGAGGATTACATAAACCTATAAATTCACTAGTAACTGGTCTCAAACTGATCAATGGCACCAAAACGTTGCAGGAACAGAACTAATAGGAATTGCATAAACCTATAAATTCACTAGCCACCAAGTTCCAACTAACCAATGTAGCCCAAATTCACAAACCAGTGCAACAACCTGACTCATTCGAGACTTAAGTTttataccaaaaacaaacaaaaatacaacaatGAGTTAGAAAGGCACATACTTTTTAAGACGCCGAGCTCTCTTAGGACCCCAACCTTCAAGCTTAGCAACAGAGCAACCACACTTTGATCGAAAAATCAAAACAGCTCGACCATTAAGAGGAGCCATCTTCCTCAGCTCAGCTCTCAAACACTCGTAATCAGGATTGCTCTCACTACCTCCTTTCCAAGGCAACCGATCAATCCCCTTAACCGAACCGGATTTAACACATTCCTCTGTCTGTAACTGCAAATCAAACTCCATAGCTTTCTTCAACCCTTTACACTTAGGGTTACGGCATTTCCTCGATCTTGATCCGCAACACAGGTCTAGAAACGCAATCGACGCCGCGAAGAAGACAGCGAACGCGAAGAAGAACGACACCGGAGGAGTAGCTATTCCGGATAGATGATGATCGTCTTCTTCGTCGGAATCGTGATGATGatcggaggagaagaagaagatgagaggagggaggagagaggagaaagagagagaaattgaaGGGAAatgagaggagaggagagataAGGAGTGGATTATGTAAGACAAGTAAGAGGAGAGGAGGAATGTGCCGGAGAAGAGGACGAGGATTAGGATTAAGAGGTCGAGAGTCGCCGACGGTGAATGTTTGCAGAGGttgagagaagaggaggaggaggaggaggagctgtgTTTAGCGGCGGATCTAGATGAGGCGGAGGATGAAGGTGGCATGGTGGTGGCGGAGAAGATGGAGCATGTTAGGAGGACGACGACTACGACGATGGCCggttttttaatttacatatagGTTTTTGTGTATGCATAGGTTTGGGTTTGGggtaataaattttatttttgagaattctTTGTGAACTAATAAATACTAGGAAAAATAAGAAGTCACGAGAGaagtaaattatacaaaattagatagagagaaaataaaatactggaaaactattttaaatgataaaacgATAATAAAGTTTTGCCGACACAGGTCGACCGATAGAGGAATGTAGTACGAATTTTTTACATACGAatctgttgttgtttctctacgaaattttttaaaattatgttaaaatgtaaatattaacACATTGTAGATGCTTGTTCAGATCAGTGGTTTTTGGAATTTGTCAAATAAGACAGTCGaagtcataactcataactcaCAAAGTCTTCTTTATCAGCGGTttaatgaattttgtttgtttcgttgTAGTATTtaatgtcttttgtttttctttaaatgaaatttctgtatagaagaagaagaagaaaaaaagccaTACAAATGGCAGAAGTGAGAACTTTGAATTCAATGTGATTGATATTTGATAAGTTATAATTACGACCTACGACCTACGACCTACGATATATTACATTCCATCATAAACTGCAATTGTTAAGATCGtttatttacaaaaagaaaatcggAATGTGGTTTCCGGCGACGGGACAATCCAGGCTGACCAAATTTAACAAGAATGAACCTGCCATCaaagaactaaaaacaaagaaagaaaaaaaaaactggtgtTAACAACAATTTCAGGTTATTTGTTCAAGTTTCAAAACCAATCCGGAATCAAGAACATGAGGCTACTCCCGGGTGGGTTTTGGTGGACACCATCGAGagctttgagttttttttttttcccccgaGACCCGGTATCAGCTAACAAGCTTTTGTCAAAAAAGATCTTGAAGAGCCACCAAAGCATGAAACTCAAACTACAGAGAATAAATTGAATTTTCAAAGAAGCTTTTTTATATTACCTTTCCATTCATAGCTTCCACAGCCAACTGTGCATCTTCTTTGCTGTTGAACCAAACATATCCATATCCTAAAGACTGCCGAGTCCTTTCGTTTACGATGATTTTCACTGCCAAAAAGAATAGTGTCACACGGCAACAAAACAAGATTTCACCTGGTTTCTGACTGACTGAGACCGACGCTACATGGCAAtttccttaaaccaaaaataacctAATGATTGATCCTCTTAATGCTTAGTCTCTAATCAACCCTAATAATGCATGTTtaacaagaacaccaagaaaCCACAAATATAACAGTTACAAATTCAATCGAAAATTAAGTTAAACCTCCCTAACTCAAATCCTATAACTCTTAAACAAACTGCTTCAGAACATACCTATTGACTATGTTCAATTCAATGCTAATTCACATGTTGGTTATCGTCAAGAGTCTTGCATATAAAAAGACAGAGAGGGACTCACCATTGCTGACACGTCCAAACTCCGAGAAGACTCTCTTTAAACGACCTTCACTAACTGAATCTGGAAGCCCTGTACATTATTTTCGTATAAACCCTAGGACTACATAGGCACACAAATCAAAACTGGTAGAATCAAATCAGACATACCCTTCACGAAAATCGAAGTAGAAGGAGAAGACGCTTCTCTAATTCCATCGTCTGAATTAGCGCCGGCGACGCAGCTGATGGTCCGTAGAGGAGAACAGGGTTTGCTTCGCGCCGTATGCAATGAAGAAACCAAACGATATCTGGAAGTTTCCGTCGTTGGTAGGATGAACAATTTCCGATTTTGAGATGTTCCGATGAATTGGTGTTTGTTTAAAGCCGGGAATGAAATCGACTGACACAGAGCCATCTCTCCGTCGAGTAAGTCGCCGACGACAAACCCCATAAAAGGGGGAAACGACGAACTTGTTctgatatatgatatatctcaCATTAGGCCTTAACTGGAAAACGTGGGCCTAATATCTCGGCCCATTTAAAGTGAGAACAGAGTTGTAGTGTATGTATACTGTACGGGGATATTACTTTATTAACAATTTAGTGTATTTTAgtataaaattctttttttagtaTAACTAATTAGTGTACAGTacaatctctataaattaataatgttgggactataaaattttaataatttaaaataaaattactttatctataatttaacatttattatttcataatataaattaataattgttaatttataaatgtatttttaattgtttaaattcttataaaatagaaattaagataattttattcaaataagCTTagactttcggatgttataaatttcatggttttgaaattggatttttaacttttagaaaatattattgacaataaattacaaatactatagataaattcaattatatatatatatgacatacttaaattgaaatttatggataataatatcaattattgtattttaataatttataaaactatcaaaatggaaattatgcatatctaaaaacttgaaacaaaaaaaataaaaattacttttgtataacatgttataaaatattttatatcattataatttgaaaatacaacataacaattgttttataaaaataagttcgaaaagaaaatataatttttaaagcatatattatatcaacatatgtaaatttatatcattaattagtattaattttatgatatcattagaatcatattttatataatgattttaaaaaattattattttattattttattaaaaaaataatttttacactAGTCCAACTTAGAACcaacaaaagtaattaatttataaagtattaatttatagagctATATGTCAAAATggaaagactcaaaacaaacaaaaacgaatcGAGTGTGTGTATAGTTGTAAGTTTAAAGTAAACGTAGGCATCCATATACCACCTTCATCTCGACAAAAAAAGGATATAATCTTTTCGAAAATTAAGATTCGCGCTTGCTATATTAGCTCCCCTAATTCGCGATAGTTTTCATAACTACACTATAACTGCATAATTCCACCAATACCACACGAGAATAATTAAAGATTAACAACTTGTCATATAAACATAGTTAATCATTAATTAATCATTGCCCATAACTTTGGCCTCAAATTTCAAAGATGATGAGACATAACTGACTAATGCATGCACCTTTCTAAATAACAGTTTCTTCGTGTAAATTATTCGTCCTTAAATAATTCATATAGTATAAAAGTATAGCTTTATAAAATGACTGATTTGAAGGTACATAGAAGTGGAACATACTTTACTTGGACCTAAATAAAACTGAGTTAGTCAAATCACTAATAAAACATGGAATCgctataagaaaatgaaaataattcaaGAATGCCCATTGATATCGAGTTGTTTTCTTTGACGACACGTATTGATACAAAAGCTATAAGATAAATTAAGTAATAATTGATatgttggaaaataaaaaaagtatattagtaTATGTTATGAAAAAACAGCTTGTGGCTCGATCGAATACATCTAACGACTAACGTGTTAGACAAAGCTAATAATTGAGGCATTCAAAACTCTCTTAAGGCAACTTGGCTAATGGGAATAGTTTTTGACATCCACTCTCACATTTTGGTccaatcattaattttttcttacaatatttATACCTCAACAAATGTTATATTtagttatggaaaaaaaaaggaagaaaataatcaTTTGTCTATTGGAAGTTTGGAACAAACGCGTACTGGTAGACAATATATCGCTAGcaaaattaacaatttacaTGTTCTAGTatgattatatttgtatatacatataccaaaaataatatgcaTGCAACTGCTAAGCAGTCATTGTTTAAAAACATATCACTACACTAAGTTACCTAAATTCAGCTaatttttcacattttctaaAACAGGGTAAGTACGTAACAGATTAATAAACCAAGTtcggagaagaaaaaaagaaacaatcaaataGAAGGTGATGTAATGATATTAAGATATTTAGAAGAAGTCATCTAAAAGGAGGTCCTGAGCTTTCTTCCCACGAGTTTGATCTTGAGCGGGGGATTAAAGCCCCAAAATAAAGTATTATCAGAAATTACggattttatttacaaaaagtcaaaaacagatAAATAtacacatgtatttttttttttaactacacCTTCACGCATTCAACaattataaatacattaattatGTTTAAATAGCAAAAGGATGTAAAAAGACAATTAACAGTAATAGAGATGTGCATAGTAGTTTAGTGATAGACTTAGAATagtaaataaattgtttttacaTATAGGTATGGGATGGAATAATTCCTAAGTTCTATCAATATAGACggtcttctttaaaaaaatctgtttttaaaatacatatatagatattaattatataaaaaaagaagaacagacGAATTGTTTTCCGTACACatattataagttataaattaaaaaatggcGTCTTTTTTCTCTGAGAAAAACGATTTTCTGGGCGATGACGGTTTCTTTGGTCGTCGgccatgttttcttttttcggAGTGTTTTTTCGATCGATTTAAGTTTATTGTGTTAAAAATCGATGGTTTATTTCTGTCTGGTCAATTCCATAGCAGTTTTCGGTCTCCGTTTTTCATGGAAGATAACTACCATCAAAAACCGCCATGGCCAGATAACTATCATCGAAAACCGCCATAGCCAGATAACAATAAAATCCTCCAATGTTCTGTTATTTCTCCCTCTCGTTTCTGTTATACTGTAACGAAACTCCGATTACAACAATGAGTGATAATCTTCGGTCTTCTTTGCAAGATTTGGATCTGGGAATTGATGATGTCCCAGTTGCATTACCACCAGAATTCTGTGCCAGAGCCACTGAAATCAATCG contains:
- the LOC104735963 gene encoding uncharacterized protein At5g19025-like: MPPSSSASSRSAAKHSSSSSSSSSLNLCKHSPSATLDLLILILVLFSGTFLLSSYLSYIIHSLSLLSSHFPSISLSFSSLLPPLIFFFSSDHHHDSDEEDDHHLSGIATPPVSFFFAFAVFFAASIAFLDLCCGSRSRKCRNPKCKGLKKAMEFDLQLQTEECVKSGSVKGIDRLPWKGGSESNPDYECLRAELRKMAPLNGRAVLIFRSKCGCSVAKLEGWGPKRARRLKKSPAKLAVKGCVDNH
- the LOC104735964 gene encoding U11/U12 small nuclear ribonucleoprotein 31 kDa protein-like isoform X2 yields the protein MGFVVGDLLDGEMALCQSISFPALNKHQFIGTSQNRKLFILPTTETSRYRLVSSLHTARSKPCSPLRTISCVAGANSDDGIREASSPSTSIFVKDSVSEGRLKRVFSEFGRVSNVKIIVNERTRQSLGYGYVWFNSKEDAQLAVEAMNGKFFDGRFILVKFGQPGLSRRRKPHSDFLFVNKRS
- the LOC104735964 gene encoding protein elav-like isoform X1 yields the protein MGFVVGDLLDGEMALCQSISFPALNKHQFIGTSQNRKLFILPTTETSRYRLVSSLHTARSKPCSPLRTISCVAGANSDDGIREASSPSTSIFVKGLPDSVSEGRLKRVFSEFGRVSNVKIIVNERTRQSLGYGYVWFNSKEDAQLAVEAMNGKFFDGRFILVKFGQPGLSRRRKPHSDFLFVNKRS